The following are encoded together in the Lytechinus variegatus isolate NC3 chromosome 19, Lvar_3.0, whole genome shotgun sequence genome:
- the LOC121405888 gene encoding uncharacterized protein LOC121405888 — protein MLLNEDVMKSASLGSKKGYFATFFIPPADEDECVFQDIIKTEKEWRPDTSLSHHTSTSSSRSNRGSKSPRGRAGQRGRGGARSKSATRSIDFDLDDGDPERDRNRVSTARSSKAMSVLSWGGYSDSTPPPPPSRSAMRSHAGDGRRSIGRGQPIKYAFDQGKAFATPTERTKKTCEVIKDANRGSGGDSKERTCRPYSSYTVYQKRENIAISPYGEPNLKGAAGRYREQYQTITNSVPPPNDSTKESRDYVFKKFLENLTARSSLAGRSPIGTLKKPPPKPVRKPSAKLNSKIDHLHKQAKARMTSVQKDLSSENKLVKGHHGVEYVIAMELSHNLEKHRMKRSYSFPSLPTVAVAANTTTRLDAPRLRTQSVNHLTPGETAIRGGIETNVFDSERSKRGPLTCIERKPRVRSPPLSKLSRDRFLPEAIRRREIERQESLAGLRITANTPVTDWKTETDRRPSLTATTKMQLDSLASKSIENLNDVDDDCDDGRSDNVENNSDHENLDTNDCAVEDLYNDDEQGQHSGDENTQAADQAGEVRDDVDEDCGVNDENAPSVHEPEVNQEVDESQADEKDGTGVVSGSLESEHAGNDVTPEVTNEEGGGKSGDE, from the coding sequence ATGTTGCTGAACGAAGATGTAATGAAATCAGCGAGCCTTGGTAGCAAGAAAGGCTACTTCGCAACCTTCTTCATCCCACCTGCCGACGAGGACGAATGTGTCTTCCAAGACATCATCAAGACCGAGAAGGAATGGCGTCCAGATACCTCCCTCAGCCATCACACATCGACGTCATCCTCGAGATCGAACCGCGGTTCGAAGTCGCCACGAGGTCGGGCGGGTCAACGCGGTCGGGGAGGCGCGAGAAGCAAAAGCGCCACGAGGAGCATCGACTTCGATCTCGACGACGGTGACCCGGAGAGGGACAGGAATCGGGTGAGCACGGCGAGGAGTTCGAAAGCGATGTCGGTACTGTCGTGGGGAGGTTATTCTGATTCCACaccgccgccgccaccgtcgAGATCAGCCATGAGGAGTCATGCTGGTGATGGGAGACGTTCGATCGGTAGAGGACAACCGATTAAGTATGCATTCGATCAAGGAAAAGCTTTCGCCACTCCTACAGAGAGGACAAAGAAGACTTGTGAGGTTATCAAAGATGCTAACCGTGGAAGCGGCGGTGATTCGAAAGAGCGTACCTGTCGTCCGTATAGTAGCTATACCGTGTATCAGAAGCGGGAGAACATAGCTATCAGCCCGTATGGTGAGCCGAACTTGAAAGGAGCCGCAGGAAGGTATCGAGAGCAGTACCAAACCATCACCAACTCCGTGCCACCGCCGAACGACTCAACCAAGGAATCCAGAGACTATGTCTTCAAGAAGTTCCTGGAGAACCTGACAGCACGCTCGAGTCTTGCCGGTCGCTCACCCATTGGGACACTTAAGAAACCGCCGCCAAAGCCGGTAAGGAAACCAAGCGCGAAGCTGAATTCGAAGATTGATCATCTGCACAAACAGGCAAAAGCTAGAATGACCAGTGTCCAGAAAGACCTGTCCAGTGAGAACAAACTCGTAAAGGGACATCACGGTGTGGAATACGTTATAGCCATGGAGCTGTCTCACAACCTTGAGAAGCATCGTATGAAGCGGTCATACAGCTTCCCCAGCTTGCCAACAGTCGCAGTAGCCGCTAACACAACAACGCGGTTAGATGCACCGCGGTTGAGAACTCAATCGGTTAACCACCTCACGCCGGGTGAAACAGCCATCAGAGGTGGTATTGAAACTAACGTTTTCGATTCGGAACGAAGCAAACGCGGACCACTGACATGCATTGAGCGTAAACCTCGCGTGCGGTCACCACCGCTTTCTAAACTCTCGCGTGACCGCTTCTTACCGGAGGCGATTAGACGTCGTGAGATTGAGCGTCAGGAGAGTCTCGCTGGGCTACGCATTACCGCCAACACGCCGGTCACAGACTGGAAAACGGAAACAGACCGACGACCTTCTTTGACTGCGACGACTAAAATGCAATTGGATTCCCTGGCGTCGAAATCAATTGAAAACCTGAATGACGTCGATGACGACTGCGACGATGGGCGATCTGATAACGTCGAAAATAACTCGGATCACGAAAACCTGGACACCAATGATTGTGCGGTTGAAGATTTGTATAATGATGACGAACAGGGACAACATTCGGGTGATGAAAATACTCAGGCAGCAGATCAAGCGGGTGAAGTtcgtgatgatgttgatgaggatTGTGGTGTGAATGACGAAAATGCTCCTTCTGTTCATGAACCGGAAGTAAATCAAGAGGTGGATGAAAGTCAGGCAGATGAGAAAGATGGTACGGGGGTCGTTTCGGGATCTCTCGAATCGGAACATGCTGGAAATGACGTCACGCCTGAAGTGACCAATGAAGAGGGAGGAGGCAAAAGTGGAGATGAATAA